One Candidatus Scalindua japonica DNA window includes the following coding sequences:
- a CDS encoding response regulator, translating to MKMVTKRILIVDDEEGYRKVLSNSLSNIGFETTVATNGVEALEAMKEKNYTVILLDMKMPGMDGIELLEQINKASDGSNIVIITAYTCKVMESKAIGKGARKVIRKPFSMEDITLCLNEIIDF from the coding sequence ATGAAAATGGTAACAAAAAGAATACTGATTGTTGATGATGAAGAAGGGTATAGAAAGGTATTGTCAAATTCCCTGTCTAATATAGGCTTTGAAACCACGGTAGCGACAAATGGAGTTGAAGCGTTAGAAGCAATGAAAGAAAAAAACTACACAGTGATATTATTAGACATGAAGATGCCTGGTATGGATGGTATTGAGTTATTAGAGCAAATAAATAAAGCAAGCGATGGAAGTAATATCGTAATTATAACTGCTTATACGTGCAAAGTTATGGAAAGTAAAGCAATCGGTAAAGGCGCAAGGAAGGTAATCAGAAAACCGTTCAGCATGGAAGATATAACGTTGTGCCTGAACGAAATAATTGATTTTTAA